Genomic window (Drosophila sulfurigaster albostrigata strain 15112-1811.04 unplaced genomic scaffold, ASM2355843v2 contig_289_pilon, whole genome shotgun sequence):
AACTTCATCGGACCGCTGCCTTTGAGCGTGACTTTGCATATTTCTATGGCTCCGACTGGAAGAAGACTTATGAGCCGCGTCCGGCTGTCCTAGAATATCTCTCATTGCTAGAGAGTGTCGCCGCCAAAAATGAAGTGCTCCTCTTCGCCTATGCCTTTCAAATGTACATGGCATTGATGTCTGGTGGAcaattattgcaaaaaaagCGTATGATTGCTCGCAAACTGTGGATCTTTCCCAAAGGCAATGTCGAGCAGGAGCAAAAACAGGCACAGGCCGATGCAGCGTTGGCAACTgatgctgcaactgctgctaaTATTGAGCTTGATGATAAAGATTTGATGGCGCGTCAATGCCCGAGCAGGTGACCATATGTCCTGTTGGATGTGAGGCCACATATTTTCCCACACGAATCCCCAAACTCAAGTCGAAGCTGCGGCGCATATTCAACGAGCTATACGGCAATCTAGACGAACAGACGCGTGCCGAGTACATTGAGGAAAGTCGCAACGTTTTCCGCCAGAACATGGAACTATTGCGCACAGTAAAGGGTGTGAATAGGGCTAATCTTAGGAAACTTGCCATTGCGGTTATCTTTGTAACCACCATATATGTGGCATTTAAATTGGCTGTCAAATAAGatgttattttcattaacCTATATTTGCAACTATTATATTTGTAGGATTCCAATTAGCATAACTATATACGATTGTTCTCTAGTTTGTATATGAAGCAAAGTCAATAAATTGCAAGTTAACTTCATAATGAAAGTCGCTATAAtccaaaagttttatttactttgaatAATAAACCCTTTAAGAAAGAACTAGTCTAATTGTCTTCTTTTGATTCAGGAAGGGATTTATAGCTGTGCAATGTTTGCTAAATCTTTCATTGTTTCATAttctttaaagtttaaattcattatacCCGTTGCCCATCATATAGataattactattatttttattatttgatggTAAGAGGAAatcatattttacaattttatcgATCTGATAAAAGTAACATTACTAACACTAGACTAAGCGACTCTTTTGGTTCGGGTAAGATTATATGTATAGTATCGATGTTGTTGATGAAGAATTTTCTCTTGAGCATTAGGCTCTCATTATTTATCATCCGGAAATGTCGTATGCTTACAATAGATACTCATAAATCACAGTGTATACTGCATATTATctaaaagttttaattatatatttatttatttatttttttcaatatttgacaatatataccatataaataatacatcacattttgcaattgtatAGTTTCAGAGGCAGTAGCGAAGAAGAAACTTTAGACAAAGTCGAGCAATCCCCTATGATTAAGAAAGGGATATATGGCTTCGCTGTGCTTGCGATATCTGTCATTATTGAAGAGCTTCCGCTTGAAATTTTTACCTTCCTCATCGTTGCCCAACATGGTCTCAATGCTCGCGTTATTTGTGGGCTCGAGCAGGACTGCTGACATCACCGTGGATGTGGTTGTCACAGCCCAAATGGAATCGTTCAGCAGCATTATGTGGAGT
Coding sequences:
- the LOC133849770 gene encoding LOW QUALITY PROTEIN: heme oxygenase 2-like (The sequence of the model RefSeq protein was modified relative to this genomic sequence to represent the inferred CDS: inserted 1 base in 1 codon); the encoded protein is MDAARLFQIQKNVNTPFDKVISNIENKMSLDETTANMQLTENTEDNDGVDNAVDMTFTKEVRKATKDVHTLTDVLVNAKFAFALSDDEVWYDGLLVFYELYKFFETHLPERLLPKELHRTAAFERDFAYFYGSDWKKTYEPRPAVLEYLSLLESVAAKNEVLLFAYAFQMYMALMSGGQLLQKKRMIARKLWIFPKGNVEQEQKQAQADAALATDAATAANIELDDKDLMARXMPEQVTICPVGCEATYFPTRIPKLKSKLRRIFNELYGNLDEQTRAEYIEESRNVFRQNMELLRTVKGVNRANLRKLAIAVIFVTTIYVAFKLAVK